AACGAAGCGGGTTTATTCATGAGTTAAGAGTGATGACTCCCCGTGCAGCGACTCGGGAGGAGATTGAGTTAAATCATATTCCAGCTTATGTAGATAAAGTAAAACAATTAAGTGATACAACGGGTGGAGATGCTGGAGAATTAGCCATTGTAGGAAGAGGCTCTTATGAAATCGCTCTTTTATCTGCTGGTGGTGCGATTACGAGTGTTGATGCGGTAATGGATGGAAAGGTTCAAAATGTATACGCCCTTACAAGACCGCCAGGACATCATGCAGAAAAAGAAAAAGGAATAGGTTTTTGCTTGTTTAATAATGCAGCAGTTGCTGCTCGTTATGCGCAAGAAAAATATAGGCTGAAGCGTATTATGATTTTAGACTGGGATGTTCATCACGGTAATGGGACAGAAAGTGCATTTTACTACGATCCTAACGTTATGTTTGTTTCTATTCATCAAGAGTTTAACTTTCCGCCTGATAGAGGCGCTGCAGAAGATATAGGTGAAAAGGCAGGAAAAGGATATAACGTCAATATTCCATTACCGGCTGGAACTGGAAATGCTGGATATTTATACGCCTTGGAGCAAGCTGTTGGTCCAATTGCTGATCAGTTTAAACCAGAGCTCGTTATCGTATCAGCCGGACAGGATGCAAGTGTATTTGATCCTCTTGGACAAATGATAGTTACAGCAGAAGGGTATGGCAAAATGACTTCTGTCGTAATGGATATAGCGGAACGTCATTGTGAAGGTCGTTTAGTTGTTTGTCATGAAGGTGGCTATAGTCCTGCTTATGTACCATTTTGTACGTTAAGAATAATTGAATCGTTAAGTGGATTACAAAG
This DNA window, taken from Alteribacillus bidgolensis, encodes the following:
- a CDS encoding class II histone deacetylase; amino-acid sequence: MTIKTGFLCDESYFWHDTGNGALFLPPGGWIEADEHGESPKSKRRVKNLLERSGFIHELRVMTPRAATREEIELNHIPAYVDKVKQLSDTTGGDAGELAIVGRGSYEIALLSAGGAITSVDAVMDGKVQNVYALTRPPGHHAEKEKGIGFCLFNNAAVAARYAQEKYRLKRIMILDWDVHHGNGTESAFYYDPNVMFVSIHQEFNFPPDRGAAEDIGEKAGKGYNVNIPLPAGTGNAGYLYALEQAVGPIADQFKPELVIVSAGQDASVFDPLGQMIVTAEGYGKMTSVVMDIAERHCEGRLVVCHEGGYSPAYVPFCTLRIIESLSGLQSKVKEDPFYEAIKGLPSNVLAEHQIEAVKQVVNIHSQNVLY